The Papaver somniferum cultivar HN1 unplaced genomic scaffold, ASM357369v1 unplaced-scaffold_107, whole genome shotgun sequence genome includes a region encoding these proteins:
- the LOC113328179 gene encoding ubiquitin carboxyl-terminal hydrolase 26-like → MSSRVTRNSKNKKSRYEEEAGSASEILRRICATGDVTKEDIDQLYCISKPVCQGCRVNSKDNPNCFCGLVPPSNGYRKAGLWQKIPDVLLNLGHDPSEELRVDEGWPAGLTNLGATCYANSILQCLYMNLKFRAGVFAVEPELLRQNPVLDELAKLFAGLHSSVKAFIDSSPFIKKLELDNEIQQDSHEFLTLLLNLLEQSLSHSKVPNSRTIVQDLFVGSVSNVTRCSKCGQDSEASSKVEDFYHLELGIQGFKNLDESLDDYLSVEKLSGDNQYSCVPCGTRVDAARWIKLRTLPDVLNFQLKRCIFLPKSTTGKKITSSISFPGELQMNHRLNEPSQSELLYDLSAILVHKGAGVNCGHYLSIIKDERTGEWWEFDDETVSKKGYHPFGEDSSSSTAEPMETEPNLQPPCSEQMVVSNGNHVDVGQMHSSASNNGCQAKTFESADAYMLMYRRRSTTESKNKAFKDTERCSEPEPQRDDKCLPPHLLDEMKILNDSYLYLCQSHKQKKEKETAGIVERRQEVRSILSEAPASSVEEPYFWITTDWLRQWADTNSPPVIDNTSIQCSHGRVSVSKVGSMKRLSEAAWTRLLSKYGGGPTLSNDDLCIECLRDGAKTMVRANDYRDQRSSFKEIADASLAGKSLDGTLYYVSRPWLQQWSRRKNVDFPGEADIGPTASIRCPHGELMPEQAAGAKRVLIPEDLWLFLYEDSNKVKPGDVLGCSKFPSEAESCAICSVELNEAACFEDTLRAAKLKERQNHEKLLLGKNDALNPGSKYYLLPSSWLAKWRSYITASGKMVSSPVAARPDPLEGVIDSLICGKHSRLLERPLDLYCKRGLILQKPSTTDGLTLISENDWKFFCEDWQVANSKCVSAEIEFSNGDVKKLVGSSEEMPISEANLNPSNDELEPRQPTIKTYPMICEECIGERESRELTQKLSYFDKEISVVLVRGKEAPRSVLDASCAVSDPDRRVSKRSRKTSDGNTVNLKVSGSMSIYQLKMMIWESFGVIKENQMLHKRTRQIDEESVTLADMNIFPGDVLWVRDSGIYENRDIADEISGQHSDVKRTEGGFRGTLLTACISNQDQ, encoded by the exons ATGAGTAGTAGAGTTACAAGAAACAGCAAGAACAAAAAGAGTAGATATGAGGAAGAAGCTGGATCTGCCTCTGAAATCTTAAGGAGAATATGTGCTACTGGTGATGTTACCAAAGAAGATATAGACCAGTTATATTgcatttctaaacctgtttgtCAAGGTTGTCGTGTGAATTCGAAAGATAATCCTAACTGTTTCTGTGGACTTGTTCCACCTTCTAACGGATATAGAAAGGCAGGTCTATGGCAGAAGATACCAGATGTTTTACTTAATCTTGGTCATGATCCATCTGAGGAACTCCGTGTGGACGAAGGTTGGCCTGCTGGTTTAACTAATCTTGGTGCTACGTGTTATGCTAATAGTATACTTCAGTGTTTGTATATGAATTTGAAGTTTAGGGCTGGTGTTTTCGCGGTGGAGCCGGAGTTGTTGAGGCAGAATCCTGTGCTGGATGAGTTAGCAAAGCTGTTTGCTGGGTTGCATTCGAGTGTGAAGGCTTTTATTGATTCGTCTCCATTTATTAAAAAGTTGGAGTTGGATAATGAGATTCAGCAGGATAGTCATGAGTTTCTTACTTTGCTTCTTAACTTGCTGGAACAATCTCTTAGCCACTCTAAGGTTCCGAATTCGAGGACGATAGTACAAGATCTCTTCGTTGGAAGTGTTTCAAATGTGACTCG ATGCTCAAAGTGTGGACAAGATTCCGAAGCTTCTTCAAAGGTGGAAGACTTTTATCATCTTGAGTTAGGCATCCAAGGTTTCAAAAACTTGGATGAGAGTTTAGATGACTATCTTAGCGTGGAAAAGTTAAGTGGGGACAACCAGTATTCGTGCGTGCCATGTGGTACACGAGTTGATGCTGCTCGATGGATTAAACTGCGCACCCTTCCAGATGTGCTTAATTTCCAGCTCAAGCGCTGCATTTTCCTTCCAAAg AGTACCACAGGGAAGAAAATAACTTCGTCAATTAGTTTTCCGGGAGAACTGCAAATGAATCACAGATTGAATGAGCCATCCCAGTCAGAATTATTATACGATTTGTCAGCAATACTTGTTCATAAAGGAGCTGGTGTAAATTGTGGGCATTATTTATCAATTATTAAGGATGAACGAACCGGAGAATGGTGGGAATTTGATGATGAGACCGTGTCAAAGAAAGGTTATCATCCATTTGGAGAAGACTCTTCTAGCTCCACTGCAGAACCAATGGAAACTGAACCAAATTTGCAGCCCCCTTGTTCTGAACAAATGGTTGTTTCTAATGGGAATCATGTCGATGTTGGTCAAATGCATTCTTCAGCTTCTAATAATGGTTGTCAGGCAAAGACCTTTGAATCAGCTGATGCATACATGCTGATGTATCGTCGTCGAAGCACCACAGAAAGCAAAAACAAAGCCTTCAAAGATACAGAAAGATGTAGTGAGCCAGAGCCTCAACGCGATGATAAATGTCTCCCACCTCATCTCCTTGATGAGATGAAGATATTGAACGACTCGTATCTCTATCTTTGCCAAAGTCACAAGCAGAAAAAGGAGAAAGAGACGGCAGGAATTGTAGAACGAAGACAGGAAGTGAGATCCATTCTCTCAGAAGCTCCTGCTTCTTCAGTTGAAGAGCCTTACTTCTGGATAACTACAGACTGGCTTCGCCAATGGGCTGATACCAATTCCCCTCC TGTCATTGACAACACATCAATTCAGTGCTCACACGGTCGAGTTTCAGTTTCAAAAGTTGGCTCTATGAAGCGTTTGTCAGAAGCAGCCTGGACAAGGTTGCTTTCCAAG TATGGTGGTGGGCCAACACTATCCAATGATGACCTCTGTATCGAATGCCTAAGGGATGGGGCGAAGACGATGGTTCGTGCGAATGACTATAGGGATCAAAGATCCTCTTTCAAGGAGATTGCAGATGCCTcacttgctggaaaatctctggaTGGGACGTTGTACTATGTATCTAGGCCTTG GTTGCAACAGTGGTCACGGAGAAAAAATGTGGATTTTCCTGGTGAAGCTGACATTGGCCCAACAGCTTCAATTAGGTGTCCCCATGGAGAGCTTATGCCGGAACAAGCGGCTGGGGCGAAGCGTGTGTTGATTCCGGAGGATCTCTGGCTCTTTCTTTATGAAGATTCCAACAAGGTGAAACCTGGAGATGTTTTGGGTTGTTCAAAATTTCCGTCGGAGGCAGAATCATGTGCTATATGCAGTGTCGAACTTAATGAAGCGGCATGCTTTGAAGATACTCTGAG AGCAGCAAAGCTCAAAGAACGCCAGAACCATGAGAAGTTACTTCTGGGAAAGAATGATGCGCTTAATCCAGGCAGCAAGTATTACTTGTTGCCTTCATCATGGCTTGCTAAGTGGAGAAGTTACATTACAGCAAGTGGGAAGATGGTGTCGTCACCTGTGGCTGCCAGACCTGACCCTTTAGAGGGCGTTATCGATTCTCTGATATGTGGGAAA CATTCGCGGCTGTTAGAAAGGCCTCTGGATCTTTACTGCAAACGTGGTCTTATTCTTCAGAAGCCATCTACC ACAGATGGATTGACTTTAATCTCAGAGAATGACTGGAAGTTCTTTTGCGAAGATTGGCAAGTTGCCAACTCGAAATGTGTATCTGCTGAAATTGAGTTCTCTAATGGTGATGTGAAGAAATTAGTTGGATCTTCTGAAGAGATGCCAATTTCAGAAGCAAACCTGAATCCTTCAAATGATGAGCTTGAGCCAAGGCAACCTACTATTAAGACTTATCCGATG ATATGCGAAGAATGCATAGGAGAAAGAGAAAGCAGAGAGCTAACACAGAAATTAAGCTATTTCGATAAAGAGATTTCTGTAGTTCTCGTACGTGGAAAGGAAGCTCCAAGATCTGTTCTTGATGCTTCTTGTGCAGTTTCTGACCCAGATAGGCGCGTTTCCAAGCGCTCCCGCAAGACTTCAGATGGCAACACAGTAAACTTGAAAGTGTCTGGTTCCATGTCAATCTATCAGTTGAAAATGATGATTTGGGAATCATTTGGG GTCATCAAGGAGAATCAGATGCTACATAAACGTACCAGGCAAATTGATGAGGAGTCTGTTACTCTAGCTGACATGAATATATTCCCAGGAGATGTGCTCTGGGTCAGAGATTCGGGAATCTACGAGAATCGTGATATCGCAG ATGAAATCTCCGGACAGCATTCGGATGTCAAGCGAACTGAGGGAGGATTTCGTGGGACACTTCTTACTGCATGTATTTCGAACCAG GACCAGTAA